The following proteins are encoded in a genomic region of Periophthalmus magnuspinnatus isolate fPerMag1 chromosome 10, fPerMag1.2.pri, whole genome shotgun sequence:
- the lrit3a gene encoding leucine-rich repeat, immunoglobulin-like domain and transmembrane domain-containing protein 3a: MRYTLYLHVLVCCVSVAHAFCPSQCTCVFHGRTDGTGSRSVLCNDPDMSDIPVNVPVDTVKLRVEKTAVRRIPTEAFYYLVDLRYLWITYNSISSVDTGSFYNLKVLHELRLDGNLISMFPWESLKEMPSLRTLDLHNNRLTTVPPEAVPYLVNITYLDLSSNKLSTLPSDLMDIWPPFSKAPLSNSSQKIVLGLQDNPWLCDCKISKLIEMSKIANSLVVLMDLFLTCTAPENLSGVLFQRAELENCVKPSVMTSATKITSPLGSNVLLRCDATGLPTPALSWVRPDGAAVDNTVEESPGEGVRWSIMSLTGILNKDAGNYSCKAKNVAGDAEATIFLSVAGTLSTTLPPFRTGSGTGPTSQGTTFTPAAVDVLNPLSVTLTALPLSTTNRPKVTTTAQKGSLKPAKIKQGGSGKRLAADEKSNKDPSNAVIDLQIAEEGLDSAVLLWTVDGLPGDTLLTVVYSPYGEEDTKQTLETSAASGKELLQGLLPGTRYSVCLVVKSITSAKQPCVDFYTLDSVDNTGLNQLFMIVSGIVCALILPLIALLIYKILALYCKSQQTPIDEAELEKESYVKFETISMKHRTLNSHPTELWARRPTHDSERMLLCSRSSIDSQMTYKSDSSRSEYLC; the protein is encoded by the exons ATGCGTTACACACTCTATCTGCATGTGCTGGTCTGCTGCGTCAGTGTGGCCCATGCCTTCTGCCCCtcacagtgcacctgtgtgttTCATGGACGCACAGATGGAACGGGAAGCAG ATCAGTGCTGTGTAATGACCCGGACATGTCGGACATCCCTGTGAACGTTCCCGTAGACACTGTAAAACTGCGGGTGGAGAAGACGGCTGTGCGCAGAATCCCTACTGAGGCCTTCTACTACTTGGTGGACCTGCGCTACCTCTGGATCACCTACAACTCCATCAGCTCTGTGGACACGGGCAGCTTCTACAACCTCAAAGTCCTGCACGAGCTGAGGCTGGATGGAAACCTGATATCCATGTTCCCCTGGGAGTCCTTGAAGGAAATGCCCAGTCTGAGGACACTGGACCTACACAACAATAGGCTGACCACAGTCCCACCAGAGGCAGTCCCTTACCTGGTCAACATCACCTACCTGGACCTATCCAGCAACAAGCTTAGTACGTTGCCCTCTGACCTCATGGATATATGGCCCCCATTCAGCAAGGCTCCACTGTCCAACAGTTCACAGAAGATTGTACTGG GTCTTCAGGACAACCCTTGGCTCTGTGACTGTAAAATCTCCAAACTGATCGAGATGTCCAAGATAGCCAACAGCTTGGTAGTCCTTATGGATCTGTTTTTGACTTGCACGGCTCCAGAGAATCTGTCCGGAGTGCTGTTCCAGAGAGCAGAGCTGGAGAACTGTGTGAAGCCCTCAGTGATGACATCTGCCACAAAGATCACCTCACCTCTGGGTAGTAACGTGCTCCTGAGGTGTGACGCTACAGGGCTCCCCACGCCAGCACTGTCCTGGGTCAGGCCCGATGGAGCAGCTGTCGACAACACAG TGGAAGAATCCCCCGGAGAAGGTGTGCGGTGGTCTATCATGAGCCTAACTGGAATACTTAACAAAGACGCAGGGAACTACAGCTGCAAAGCCAAGAATGTGGCTGGAGATGCAGAGGCCACCATCTTTCTGTCTGTGGCTGGCACCTTGAGCACCACCCTCCCTCCATTCAGGACTGGCTCTGGCACCGGGCCCACCAGCCAGGGCACCACCTTCACTCCTGCTGCTGTGGATGTCTTAAATCCCCTCTCAGTCACCCTCACAGCCTTGCCACTGTCCACTACCAACAGACCCAAAGTAACAACCACTGCCCAGAAAGGCTCACTTAAACCAGCCAAGATTAAACAAGGGGGAAGTGGGAAGAGGCTGGCTGCAGATGAGAAGAGCAATAAGGACCCTTCAAACGCTGTGATAGACTTACAGATAGCGGAGGAGGGTTTGGACAGTGCAGTGCTGCTGTGGACTGTAGATGGTTTGCCTGGTGACACTCTGCTCACAGTGGTGTACTCCCCTTATGGAGAGGAAGACACTAAACAGACCTTGGAGACCAGTGCTGCCAGCGGAAAGGAGCTGCTACAGGGGCTACTCCCTGGAACCAGATACTCCGTCTGCCTGGTGGTTAAAAGCATCACCAGTGCCAAACAGCCCTGTGTGGACTTTTACACACTGGACAGTGTAGACAACACTGGGCTCAACCAGCTCTTCATGATAGTAAGTGGTATCGTTTGTGCTCTTATTCTGCCCCTTATTGCACTGTTGATCTATAAGATCTTAGCATTATACTGCAAAAGTCAGCAAACCCCTATAGATGAAGCGGAGCTGGAGAAAGAGAGCTATGTGAAGTTTGAGACCATCTCGATGAAGCACAGGACTTTGAACTCTCACCCCACAGAGCTGTGGGCCAGAAGGCCTACCCACGACTCCGAGCGcatgctcctctgctccaggtCTAGTATAGACTCTCAAATGACCTACAAGAGTGACAGCTCTCGCTCAGAGTACCTCTGCTGA